Within Nitrospira sp. MA-1, the genomic segment GGGATGGCGATGGGTGGATGTCGAACATCATTTCAGAGCAAGTGGGCAGACTCCTTGACTGTTGGCCCTGCTTCTCTACAGGATGTGTCCTCGACAGTTTGGTTATTCCTCGGAGGCGTCCTTCTCTCCATATTCCTGTCATGGGGTCTTTCTTCTTCCAGCTATGCGGCCTCAATGACCGATTTTCCGATTAAGCCTGTTCGAAGGGCGATTCCCATCCTTGGGACCACGACGAATGCACAATCTGAACAGGTGGGTATTGTCGCGGAAGTTCAATTGGAGTTTGTTCAGCGACGAGATCACAAAGGGTTGGATCTTCAATTTCTTACCAGGCCAGGGAAGTTTTCACCCTATGCCCAACAATCGGTCAAAGACGCCCTCATTCTGGTTGTTCAGGCTGCCGGACTTAATTCTGATTCCTGGACGGTCAGGTTTATGCTCCCATATCCCGGTGTCACACTATATGGGGAAAGTTTATCGGCCATGGCGGCGTTGAATGTCGTGGCCCTTGCCAAAAATGATCCTGTAGATGAGACGACGGTTCTAACGGGGACCGTCACCATGGATGGACATGTGGGAACTGTGGGAGGAGTTCCCTTAAAGATATTAGCTGCGCATGAACAACGGTATCGGCGAGTGCTCATTCCGGAGGAACCGGACGTGGCGGATGATGATTGGGAGACTCCATTCCTGATGGAAGTGTCACCGGTGGGGTCCATCAAACATGCATATCTCGCGTTAACCCATCGCCCCCTTCGAAGCCATCTCAACGAGCAGCCTTTTGCTGCAACGCTATCTCAATAACCTCTCTTTTGCTGAACATCCGGTCTCATGTATGGTAATCCCTGTGGGTGAGGGGTGTGATGTTCGAACTGTATGGTATACCAAGGGTGTTTCCGGCCAGCTTGCTTGTATAGTTCAAATGTTTCTATGGTATCCATCCGACGAGGGCGCATCTGTTGTGTTGGAGTTTTCTTTCGTAGGATGACGTGCTCAAGCAAACATTTATGGAGTAATCTTCGATGATCCGACCATGTTTCGCGGTTGATATTGATAATGTCTTAGGCTGCGCGGAGCCGGAAGTGCAGCGGTTGTTTCAGGAATTGACCGGGAGGTTATGGCCTGTGGGTCTGTATGGGAGTGCTGGTGGATTAGATGCAAGTCAATTAGCGCCTGAGCTTCTTGAGGAAATTTTCTCCAGGTTTCACCAGGAGTCTATCCCACGTTTACCGCTGTTTCCTGGGGCAAAGCTGGCCTTGACACTCATCCATCGTCGTTATCGGATTATCATCGTGACGGCCCGGCGTCCGTATTCTCGACCCCAAACTCTTCGTTGGTTAGAGGAGCATGGTCTTCCTTTTGATGCGCTGTATCACACCGAAGAGAAAACCGACATTCCCGAATCGATAACAGCCGCGATTGACGATCACCCTCATCATATTCAGGCCTATCGTGCTCTCGACAGACAAGTTTTTGTCATGGATCAACCCTGGAATCGTGGAATTCCCCATGCCGATGTTATTCGTGTGACCGGCTGGGATGCGCTCCTGCAGTGGTTGCATTTCCGACAACTCCAGCAATTGCCAAAAAAATTTCCGGAGACTCCTTCCTTTCGACAGTTGTTCTCCTCTCATCTCAATGTTCCTTCCTTGACGGCGGTGGGTGTTTCGACGGAATCCGCAAAACCATAAAAGTGGGATTGTAGGTTATGCAGGAAAGGTTTTTTGAAAATTGCCGATAGAGGTCAGTGGTTCTTTGTTATTGGGAATCGGTATTTTCCCTCACAAAATCTCTCGTTTAGTCAATTCAAGGAATATTCATGATGACTCTGCCTATCCATACGGTTCTGCTTGTTGATGATAATCCCGATGACTGCGAAATTGTGAGAGAGGCATGGGACGAAATCACGCTTGGACAAGAATTGCGGTGTGTGAATGATGGCACCGAATTGCTGGATTACTTATACCGCCGTGGCCTCTTTTCAAGGCGAGAATGTGCGCCACGCCCCAGTGTGATTCTCCTGGATTTAAATATGCCTCACATGACCGGAGGGGAAGTTCTCACTGAAATCAAGAAGAATCCATCTCTGGCATGTATCCCCATTGTGGTGTTGACCACGTCGATTGCTCCAAAGGATATCTGTTCCACCGCCGGTATGGGGGTGAATGGATACATGCAAAAACCCAATTCCTATGCCGGGTATATCCAGATGTTTGTCAATTTGAGAAAGCACTGGGCGGAAGTCCTAAAACAGCCATTGACGGGACGTGGTGGGAATTGCTCTTCCAATGTCGCCTGGTGTTGAAAGTCGGTGTTGTGCCGTATTCGCCATTATCCCAGACAAACTTTGGTGTCTTTTCTTTTTTCTCTCTTCCATCCGTGTGGGCGTTCACGTTTTAGATTGGTCTTTCCGTTCCTCTAGTCATGGCCTGGTACGTGAAGAATCTTGAACGGAAAGGAACGCATTAAGGGCACTTCATAAGACCGCTTTCTCCTCTTTTGGTTGTTCGCACTCTTCTTTTCGGTGTGCCCGGTTTTCACTACTTCTGAGCCAAAATAAAGGGCATGAATGTACGCTATGCCGGGATAAGTGTTTTCTGGTTTCTCTCCCCCTTAAGTTCCCTCCTCAATAACCGACACTATTCTATATTGACTGCCGAGTAGTGATAACGGGAGATCCACCTGTGTATTCATCTATCCAGGGATCCTCTGATTATTCATTGCGATTGAAAACCTTGAGGACAATGGGAAATTCTATGAAAACACTTTTTGGCTTGACGGGCGCAGTTGTCATGTTGGGAACAACACTGTTGACGACAAGTTTGGCCTTTGAGGCATCTGAATATTTGATATTGACCCGTCACCGGGATTCCAATGGTCATTTACTGGCGGGGCCAACTCACCACCAACCGCAACCATCCGTGATTCAAAAAACGGTCGTTCCTGCTCAACCCCAGACTTTTGAACGGCGAAGTACGGAGTGGGGAATGAATGCTCAGGAGGTAAAACTCAATGAACCGGTGCAGCCAGTTTGGGAACTCCAATCTCCGGTATTGGAGCCTTATGAGCAACGTGTAGGGTATCGTCGTCAAATCGAAGAAATTGATGCGTCGTTAACCTACACATTTTATGAAGATCAACTTGCTCAGGCGAATTATCTCTTTGAACCAAAACATGATGATGCTGTGGACTATGTGCAAGATTTTCATACGGTGAAAGATTGGATAACCCAGTCCTATGGTATGCCGACGTCGTTTCAAGAAATCTGGTTAGATTCGTTGTACCAATATGATCAAAGTCTTTGGGGACAAGCCCTGCTTCGTGGCCATTTGAAGATGGTGGCGGAATGGCGGAACGAGACTACAAATATTACTCTCATATTAGACGGTGGAGAGGATACGATAGGGTTGATGGCTGATTTCGATAGCGTGGCAATTATCGCTCCCGCTCCTATGGAAGCCAGGATAATTGAGGGAAATCCTATTGTGGAAGACGTCTCCATTGGGGAAAGCTCTGTCAGGGATGAGCATTCATTGGAAGCTCCGCCAATGGAAGCTCTGCCAGTTGAAAAGATGCCGACCGAATCCATATCCCCAGAACAATACCCGGACACGAAGTTATAAATCTCTCGTCAATTTTTCAGTTTATTTGAAATACCCATTTTTTTTGGGGAGGAGGCCATGCCTCCTCCTTTTTTTATTTATAGATATTGAATCGCGTTGGTATGGCTCCCCGGATTTCTTAGGTTGTCCTAAGCTTTAGGAGTTAATGGTGTGCTTGAAGAATCCGGCCTCTCCGGGAAATTAGTAGCGAGGGTGAGTTTGTGTTTAGGAGAGAGCGCATTACCAATATCCAAATGGGTAATACGGATAAAAGCGGCCATATCCACCCCAGTACGGGTATGCATAGGGGTAAAAAAATGGTGAAGGATAAGGTCCATACCGGTGGTATTCAGAAGAATACGCTGGCCAGATTTTGAAATGTTTTATGAGGAGAGTGGGATAGGTATATATGTCTTCATCGAGACTCCGTTGGACAGAGCCGGATAATTCTCCTGCCAAGGTGATCCGGCTTCCGGGAGGGACTGTGGCAGGATCTAAAAATTTCTGCTGTTCCGCAATAAACCGTCCTTCGGATTGAGTGAGTTCAGTTGTTGGCTCCTCCTCAGTGATGAGGGGCAATTGAAGGATCGTGAGTTGAGTTCTGTCTTCTAAGCGTTTTGCCGCCAGGATTTGCCCTCCCAGTATAACCAGTTTTCCCTTGAAGCTGTCCGGGTCATTTTTAATGCGCGGAAACATTAATCCTGGCTCAATGTGTTCTGCCAGGTCAGGAGGAAGAGAGTTTTTGTAGGAGGTAGAGCATCCGGCACAAATGGCTGCGAGCGAAAAAAGGAAAACTAGTTTATAGCGAAAAATAACACGTGAAAGTCTACTGGTCCTGTAGTAGGTCATTTTGCTCCTTCATCATCTTATTACAGGATATTCCTCCATGATCAAGAGATGCAAATTAAACAGATACCTCAGATGATCCGGTCGACCCGAAAGGTTTTTTTTTGTAAACACGACTGGCTCCATTTCCCCCAGATGTGATCTCAGGCTGGTTCCTCCATGGTGACTATACCCTCCGGCTCGTTTACTCAATCTTTGTTCTGTCCTGCTTGTAAAGGAGGGGGGGCGCCAGGGAGTTCTGAGGTATCGTTAGGAATTCTGGGATAGCCATGGGTATGATGTCATCATGGACTGTTAAAGGCAGGTCAAAACGATAAATATTCTGGAGTATCGAATAATGCAATTATCATGAGAAGATAAGGAATATGCGGGGTGTGGCACTTTTGGTTCGGTCCTTCCAGATGGAAGACTGGATTTGGCTTAAATAAAAAACCGAATGACTGTTGTTTCTCATTCTTGGTCGTGAATCGCTCTCAGCAATCAAGGCTTCTTTTTGGGTGTGGAAAATGTGATCTCGGTCGCAACCCAGTCACGGTTATCAGGGACTCCCTTTTTTGAAACTTCGGCCACGAGTCGGTCCCCAACCTGCGGTCGGGCATGTTCTACATGAATGCCATTTTGTTGAAACGTAATTTTAGGGTGAAAGGCAAGGGTCAGGGTTTCTCCTTTTGGGGTTGTGACTACCACATGGTCATTTCCCGATTCCGTGACGGTTCCCATGACATGAGCGGCATCGCCGTGTGCCCAGGCGGGAGCAGTCAGAAACATGGAGCACAGAATGGCTAGAATACTGAAATATTTCATGATGACAACTCCTTGGATGATAAAATCAATGGTGGTGCTCCTGGGGTACCACATCTTCTCCTGATAAAAATTGATCAAGGGCTTCTTGTTGCTCCCGTTCTGCGCGGGTAAGAGGGTTATATTGTTTCATCTCTGCGATTTCTTCAGGAGTGATATCGGGGAAATGTCGAATAAGGTGAACTAATTTCCAACTGTCGAGATCTTCCTCCGGCGGACCTTTCCCCCAGGCCGGCATTCCGGTAAATCGAATGCCGTAATGAATGACATAAAACAATTCGCCATCAGCCATCGCTTGAATGGCTGTGTCTCTGAGGTCAGGAACAGGAGGATAGAAATTCGGACCCATATGTGTTTTTCCACTTCCATCATTGGCGTGGCAGGTGGCGCAGTGATCGGCAAAATGATGCCGAGCTTCCCCTAGTGCTTCAGAAGAATGGGGGACCGGGTTCGTCATCTTAAGGAAGTGGCTGGGGGTGGCTAGATGGCGAATAAATCTGGCCGCTTTCACTTCCCACTCGGGCGGAGTGGATTTGGCGGAAAACGTCCCAGGTAACAACCAGAGCGCCGCCAATGTAGACCCGACCAAGAAGAGAAGAACAATAATGAAAAATACTTTAATTCGTTTAAACATAATCAGTTAGATGATTTTATTGTACCTGTTCGGAGAATTTTTTCACAAGTCAAATGAACAGTTCACCATCAGAGGACGCATTTTTCTGTTTGGTGAAGGGGATGAAATTGGGTAGGATGGTCCAGTGTCTTGGGTGAAGACATTGTGGAATGAAATATTCTTATTCCTTCTCAATGGACCAATCATCTTTATTGGATGGCTATGACTTCTTCTCCGTTGATCAAATCCCTGAAGAAACCGGAATGCTATTCACACCCCGTGAGTGGGGTCACATTGGTGGAAACACACATTTCATGGGTGTTCCTAACTGGTCAGTATGTCTACAAAATTAAAAAACCCGTGTTGTTTTCCTTCGTTGATTTTTCGACACTTGAAAAACGGAGGTGGTTTTGTGAAGAAGAGGTTCGTCTCAACAGACGGTTAGCCCCACAGCTGTATCTGGGGGTGGTCCCCATTACTGGGTCCCCATCAAATCCTCGCATTGATGGGGATGGGAACCCTTTTGAATGGGCGGTCAAAATGAAACAATTTCCTCCCGATCAAGAATTTCACAAACTCCTTGAGACAGGCAATCTTGATGAATCTGTGATAAGTCAACTCGCCATAGATATTGGAACATTCCATGGCCGGATCGATTCCTCAGGAGATACCTTTCCCTATGGAAAGCCGGATATGGTATGGCGACCTATCGCAGAGTGCTTCGAGGACATTCCACTTGCAGCCCTCCCTGAGCGTATTCAATTCTGTATGAAGGATATCAAGGAATGGACTAACCGGGAATGGACGCGATTGAGACCATTGTTACGAGGGCGCAAATCATCCGGGCAGATTCGAGAATGTCATGGTGATCTTCATTTAGGAAATATTTCCCTATTTGAGGGCCGGACCTGTGTGTTTGATGCCTTGGAATTTAAGCCGGGGTTGCGTTGGATTGATGTTATTAGTGAAGTCGCATTTTTGGTCATGGATTTAGAGAGCAAGGATCGAGTGGATTTGGCATATTGGTTTTTGAACTGTTATCTGGAAGTGACTGGTGACTATGCCGGGATGAGTGTGTTCCGGTTGTATGAAGTTTATCGGGCACTTGTTCGAGCTAAAGTGGCAGGCTTGCGTCTGGCTCAGGTGGAGCCAGGAAGCCCGGTAGGGGATGATTTCCTTGAAGAAATAATCAGATACGTGGAGCTGGCTAATCGATTGGTGATGTCTGCTCCTCCAATATTGATGCTAATGCATGGAGTATCCGGGACCGGGAAGACGACCGTCTCCACTGAAGTGATGAATGCATTGGGTGCAGTGCGCGTGCGATCCGATGTGGAACGTAAACGGATCTATGCCGAACAATGTAAAAAAGTCGTAGATCAGGGAGCTTCCATGAGCTTATACGCGCCAGCTATGACTCATGCAACCTATGATCGGTTATGGAATCTTGCGAACGGCATGTTACAGGCGGGCTATCCGGTCGTTGTGGATGCCACATTCCTTGATGGCGCACAAAGGCAGTCATTCTTCCGACTCGCTCATGAACGTCATGTGTCTGTTGTCATCTTGGACGTCTGGGCGCCGGATGAGGTGTTGGCGGAGCGAATAGCATGTCGAGCTAAACAACGGACCGATGCCTCTGATGCAACGATTAGAGTTATGGAACAGCAAAGGACCAAAGAGGATCCTTTAACTGAACTTGAACAAGACACTGCTATTCACCTGGATTCGACTGATTTACCAACAGTTAGATCGACGATAGAGAGTCTTATTAAACAACGAAGGAAGGCTGCAGATTAAAGCCAAAACCGTGAAGGGGGTGTTGACTTCGCCTGAATCCTTGCAAGTCTGTCTAACAGGTTGGCGGCTATTAAATCTAAACGTACACGCTGCGGAATTCTGAACAGAATCCTGGCACCATATATTAAAAAATCGCTTGACTGAACAAGGTCACACTATTCCCCAGGTTGCCTGCCCCCCATCCAAATTGAGTAGCGAGTGCCCCTATGGGGGTTATTGGATCATGTTCATAATAGACTTTTAGGACGGTAAATTGTTGTACCGTTGCACCGGTACCGGGAACATACACCAAATAGTCAAAAAGATTTTGCGGTAAATCACAGTTTGGAAGCGCTGGAGCTGCCACGCCGGAGCCGTTAAATCCTCCCTGCTCAACGACTGTACAGGTAGGGTTATTGTTCGCCACGGTTCCGGCCGTAATTTGGGCTAGGTAAATATGATATTTGGATGGTTGATTTTTGAAATCCAGGGCATTGTCGGTCGAGCCGAGAAGATCCATCATGTTCTGGTTGGTCGTCAGGTTTCGGGAGGCTAAGCTTGCGCCCTCTCTTGCGAGCTGTGTGAGCGAGTTGCGTTCGTTGATGAGGCTTCCGTATTCGACAATACCAAAGGCGACGAAGAGGAAAATCATGAGGGAAAAGGCAAGCTCGATAGAAGCGGTTCCCCGTTCATTTCTCACTGTTCGTAACAATGATGCCATCATGATCCGCCTCCTAAGATGAAATTTTCATTGCGGTAGGTCCCCTCGGAGGACATGACCATGGAGTCTCCTGCCCCAAAAAAACCGCCGATCAATTGGGTGAAAAATTGATGGGTGAAATTGACTCTGACCCGCATAAATGCGCCGGCACCGCCGGCACTTGCCGTTCCCACAACGGCTGGATCATCAGGATCGGTCCAATCGGCATCGACGGGAAAAATGAAAATGTTTGACGAGTCGATATCCATGACTGCTGCGGCACTTTGTTGAATCGCTTGTTTAATTGAGTCTTCACGGGATAAGGCATTTCCATTACCATCGACTGAAGTCGCGCCAACGGTTCCAATACGAATGCCCTCTCTAACTGCAGAAGTGAGAGTATTCTGGTGCACGAAAAACCAACCCATTTCCGCTACCGCGAAGAGTGCGGTGAGAAATACCAGCATGGTTGCTCCCACTTCCACGACCGTGATTCCCGATTCCGTCTGGCATGGAGACATCAATTTCTGAAAAGACCTGATCAAGCTCTTCATTGGGGAATCCTCCTGCATGTAGCCCTATCATCCCAGTCACGCGAGTTGTGTTCACCATCCTGTGGCATCGGGGTTGCTTAACTAATAAGGACAAGTTTGAGAATATTGGCAATTTGTTGGAAGATTCCTTCAAGTTCTGAAGAATCAGGGGTATAATAGACAAATTTTGGCCCACTGGAGAGAGCACTCAAGAAATTTTGGTCTATATTCCCCAAGCCGATGGTATAAATTTCAATTCCGTTATTTTTGATGGCCTGGGAATTGTCTATGGCCATTTGACGAACCAGGTAGTTCACATAGTCTCCCAAGGGAGTGGGATTGGTTATGGTGCATTGTTCAGGGTTCAACCCGGTAGTTGGGCCGAAGCTATTCAGTCCATATGAGCTATCTTGGAAAATGTACCATTTGACCGAATAATATAACTGGCCACTAATGTTTTTCTGGGGACAAGCCGTACCCGATTTTTTCCCATCTCCGGTATAAGTGATTTTAATTGAATTCTCATAGGATGCCTGTGGATTGGGATACCCCATAGAACCATAAACATTGACATAGCCTCCGTCCAAAGCCGCCACTCCATCATAATTTACCCCTTCATGTTTAAACTGGCCTCGGAAGGCTGATGGATTTCCATCCGAGAAAAAAATGACAACTTGTTTGGTGCGTTCATTTGCGGGAACGCCGGATTGATCGGACCAAGGCAGGGTCAGGGCTTGGGCTAACGCATCTTCGGCATTGGTCCCTCCAGCAGCAGCCAATCCGTTAATGGCTGAAGTCATGGGGGAGACGTACCCATGGTCCATAGCAAAGGGTTTTTGGACTCCTGTGGCAAAGGTCAACAAGGCGAATCGATTATCGGCTTGTTGATCAGTGAAGTT encodes:
- a CDS encoding pilus assembly protein yields the protein MKSLIRSFQKLMSPCQTESGITVVEVGATMLVFLTALFAVAEMGWFFVHQNTLTSAVREGIRIGTVGATSVDGNGNALSREDSIKQAIQQSAAAVMDIDSSNIFIFPVDADWTDPDDPAVVGTASAGGAGAFMRVRVNFTHQFFTQLIGGFFGAGDSMVMSSEGTYRNENFILGGGS
- a CDS encoding Slp family lipoprotein, producing the protein MTYYRTSRLSRVIFRYKLVFLFSLAAICAGCSTSYKNSLPPDLAEHIEPGLMFPRIKNDPDSFKGKLVILGGQILAAKRLEDRTQLTILQLPLITEEEPTTELTQSEGRFIAEQQKFLDPATVPPGSRITLAGELSGSVQRSLDEDIYTYPTLLIKHFKIWPAYSSEYHRYGPYPSPFFYPYAYPYWGGYGRFYPYYPFGYW
- a CDS encoding TadE/TadG family type IV pilus assembly protein, translated to MMASLLRTVRNERGTASIELAFSLMIFLFVAFGIVEYGSLINERNSLTQLAREGASLASRNLTTNQNMMDLLGSTDNALDFKNQPSKYHIYLAQITAGTVANNNPTCTVVEQGGFNGSGVAAPALPNCDLPQNLFDYLVYVPGTGATVQQFTVLKVYYEHDPITPIGALATQFGWGAGNLGNSVTLFSQAIF
- a CDS encoding VWA domain-containing protein, with protein sequence MGRNSIKGLQNPLRNQQGAYILITGIAVVALFGFAALGIEVGRWYAIQGEMSKAIDGAAFAGAKNVNNPNISDLHGFVQQVAQANFPPGLLGTDTPTFVVTDDGNGKVSVQGSTNSINSLSRVVGGGHDTTAIAADGSAKLRNAEIALVLDISGSMAGSPISDLKDGAKSFVENFTDQQADNRFALLTFATGVQKPFAMDHGYVSPMTSAINGLAAAGGTNAEDALAQALTLPWSDQSGVPANERTKQVVIFFSDGNPSAFRGQFKHEGVNYDGVAALDGGYVNVYGSMGYPNPQASYENSIKITYTGDGKKSGTACPQKNISGQLYYSVKWYIFQDSSYGLNSFGPTTGLNPEQCTITNPTPLGDYVNYLVRQMAIDNSQAIKNNGIEIYTIGLGNIDQNFLSALSSGPKFVYYTPDSSELEGIFQQIANILKLVLIS
- a CDS encoding AAA family ATPase, which gives rise to MTSSPLIKSLKKPECYSHPVSGVTLVETHISWVFLTGQYVYKIKKPVLFSFVDFSTLEKRRWFCEEEVRLNRRLAPQLYLGVVPITGSPSNPRIDGDGNPFEWAVKMKQFPPDQEFHKLLETGNLDESVISQLAIDIGTFHGRIDSSGDTFPYGKPDMVWRPIAECFEDIPLAALPERIQFCMKDIKEWTNREWTRLRPLLRGRKSSGQIRECHGDLHLGNISLFEGRTCVFDALEFKPGLRWIDVISEVAFLVMDLESKDRVDLAYWFLNCYLEVTGDYAGMSVFRLYEVYRALVRAKVAGLRLAQVEPGSPVGDDFLEEIIRYVELANRLVMSAPPILMLMHGVSGTGKTTVSTEVMNALGAVRVRSDVERKRIYAEQCKKVVDQGASMSLYAPAMTHATYDRLWNLANGMLQAGYPVVVDATFLDGAQRQSFFRLAHERHVSVVILDVWAPDEVLAERIACRAKQRTDASDATIRVMEQQRTKEDPLTELEQDTAIHLDSTDLPTVRSTIESLIKQRRKAAD
- a CDS encoding cytochrome c, translating into MFKRIKVFFIIVLLFLVGSTLAALWLLPGTFSAKSTPPEWEVKAARFIRHLATPSHFLKMTNPVPHSSEALGEARHHFADHCATCHANDGSGKTHMGPNFYPPVPDLRDTAIQAMADGELFYVIHYGIRFTGMPAWGKGPPEEDLDSWKLVHLIRHFPDITPEEIAEMKQYNPLTRAEREQQEALDQFLSGEDVVPQEHHH
- a CDS encoding response regulator, with the protein product MMTLPIHTVLLVDDNPDDCEIVREAWDEITLGQELRCVNDGTELLDYLYRRGLFSRRECAPRPSVILLDLNMPHMTGGEVLTEIKKNPSLACIPIVVLTTSIAPKDICSTAGMGVNGYMQKPNSYAGYIQMFVNLRKHWAEVLKQPLTGRGGNCSSNVAWC